CATCTCCCAATAACATTAAATTTAGTAAGAATTAGAGAATCAATTTTAACCACACTTTTTGAATAACAAAAAATTTGAATGGATTTTGAAAATTCTTAAACCAATAACAATGGATTCTATTAAGATTTTTGAAATCCAAAAACCAATAATAATGAAATCTCAAAAATTTCAAAGTCTACTAGAATTCATCTACCAATAACTCCCTTTAAGCAAAGTTAAAATCGATACCTTTGAAAAAAACATCTATATTGCTTGATATAAATGGCACTAAACCAATCGCAAAAACTGAAATCTTCAATGACTCTATGCTAAACTAGGAGAACTATTAGATCAAGCAAATAAGCTCCTCAAATTAGTGGAGTTTGTACGTTATCTTTATTCGTTTCTACGTTAAGTCGTTGACTTTTTGTTAATTCCCATTGACTTATTTAAAAGAATTAAAAGGATGGGAGTGAGTGAGCAGTGTGGGAGGAGGCCACGATTCACGATGGGGAATAAGGCAAATCTGATCTTCTTATGGGCTATGCTCGTTTCAGTTGCGGCCATGGCCACGCGGCATTGTCCCTTTCAGCGGACTAAGGGCATCAATGGTCTCGAGAAGATCATTGTCCGCGACCCTCGCGGCCTATCTTTCGAGGTACTCTTCTTGTATATCTTTGGAAAAAAATATCCTGAGTTTTGACTTTTGATCTGATAAATCGTCTTGTATAGCTGACCATTTTGGTTTTCACTTTGGGATATAATCTGTCTATAGTTCCTTTTTTCTTCAAATTTTGTTAACACATTCAGGTTTACTTGTATGGTGGTCAAGTGACTTCTTGGAAGAATGAGAAAGGAGAGGATTTACTTTTTATGAGTACCAAGGTAAACTTCAGATTCACCCTTGTTTATGAGCTTGTATAAAGCTCCATCTGAGATCATGTTTTCTTTTATAAATAATGTGTTATATGTATTGTGCAGGCTATATTCGAGCCTCCAACACCTATTCGTGGAGGGATTCCAGTATTGTTTCCGCAAGTATGTGCTTAAGAATGTTCGTTCCTTTTGTTTTTTACTTTTGTTCTTGAATGGTGTTGTTAATGAAATGCTTTTTTTCTGTAAATGCAGTACGCTAACACTGGTCCACTTCCCTCACATGGATTTGTCAGACAAAGGTTCTGGAAAATTGATGCTAATCCACCTCCTTTATCATCACATCCTTCTTCTACTGCTCACATTGACCTCATCTTAAAATCATCCGAAGCTGATTTGAAGATCTGGCCTCATAAGTAAAGATTTTTTAAACCTCTCTTTCATACTCTTCTATCACTTTTCAACTATATGTTATAATATCCCACATTAGAAATGATAATTATTCAAAATCCAAATATGAATAATATGATCTTTGGAATTGACAATTGGTTCTGAGTTGAAAACCGGCTAACATCCTTTTGGGTTTAATTCTCACTTAAAGCAGCTTTGTGACCACCTCTTTTATGTCTTTCAGATTTGTATATCGACTGAGAGTAGCATTGGGGCATGGTGGAGACTTGACTTTGACGTCTCGTATTAGAAACTCTGATGTAAAGCTGTTTAACTTCACATTTGGTCTTCACCCCTATTTCTCTGTTTCCG
This sequence is a window from Brassica oleracea var. oleracea cultivar TO1000 chromosome C1, BOL, whole genome shotgun sequence. Protein-coding genes within it:
- the LOC106293010 gene encoding putative glucose-6-phosphate 1-epimerase, with product MGVSEQCGRRPRFTMGNKANLIFLWAMLVSVAAMATRHCPFQRTKGINGLEKIIVRDPRGLSFEVYLYGGQVTSWKNEKGEDLLFMSTKAIFEPPTPIRGGIPVLFPQYANTGPLPSHGFVRQRFWKIDANPPPLSSHPSSTAHIDLILKSSEADLKIWPHKFVYRLRVALGHGGDLTLTSRIRNSDVKLFNFTFGLHPYFSVSDISQIQVEGLQNLDYLDQLKNRTRFTDHGKFITFNSQLARLYLRTPNKIRIVDHKKKKTIVVRKEGQADAVVWNSWDKKVVDLGVEDYRRFVAVEPVEVEKPIILKPGQEWKAIFQVSVVPSGCSRKSCIPHT